A genomic segment from Pleurodeles waltl isolate 20211129_DDA chromosome 9, aPleWal1.hap1.20221129, whole genome shotgun sequence encodes:
- the LOC138258706 gene encoding transmembrane protein 272-like, producing the protein MAQDRVHQDCQDTSAKSFCCCATKCFKWLLGLMSLVWIALSIAEIVIGSVYLQQCPAQRFIPIYLIVNGVTVIIMSLLSVVGGLRPHKLIYGILALLSLFWFAWLITGSVWTFPLYPNYVNCNTTVYLFAFSILIIQWIVLALSLPAVIVKLASSFFACSSCCPCSQCSSCVSCVTK; encoded by the exons ATGGCCCAAGACAGAGTGCATCAGGACTGCCAG GATACATCAGCCAAGAGTTTCTGTTGCTGTGCCACTAAGTGTTTCA AATGGCTTCTTGGTCTAATGTCTCTTGTTTGGATAGCACTGAGCATCGCTGAGATTGTCATTG GTTCTGTTTATCTGCAACAATGCCCTGCACAACGCTTCATCCCTATCTACCTCATCGTCAATGGTGTCACTGTCATCATCATGTCCCTTCTCTCTGTTGTGGGTGGACTGAGGCCACATAAGCTCATCTATGGCATCCTAGCGCTGCTAAGCCTCTTTTGGTTTGCTTGGCTAATCACAG GGAGTGTCTGGACCTTTCCACTGTACCCCAACTACGTGAACTGCAACACAACCGTCTACCTATTTGCGTTCTCCATCTTGATCATCCAGTGGATTGTCCTGGCGTTGTCTCTCCCCGCGGTCATTGTTAAACTTGCCTCCTCTTTCTTCGCttgttcttcttgctgtccttgttctCAGTGCTCCTCTTGTGTATCCTGCGTAACTAAATGA